From Rhodoferax sp. AJA081-3, the proteins below share one genomic window:
- the nudC gene encoding NAD(+) diphosphatase, which translates to MLQTPSEFVPLMTAQGHPDPLAFVFRSGKLLVREDDLSLPDARLGLPLHGLELAQFHPVGLWQERYCCTTWVDAELQPQAGFAFVPLRSLFGSMDEPLLGLASRAIQLSEWARTHRFCGHCANPMQLATGERAFKCPACGMVAYPRISPAMMVLIKKDDHILLARHVVSPTGRFSALAGFLEAGESIEEAIHREVMEEVGLRVTNLQYFGSQSWPFPHSLMIAFTAEYASGEITPDASEIAEARWFGPEDVQPEPPPGVSISNRLLNAHWPGPRSQVVVG; encoded by the coding sequence ATGCTCCAGACACCCAGCGAATTTGTTCCATTGATGACCGCGCAAGGTCATCCCGATCCTCTGGCCTTCGTCTTTCGTAGCGGCAAATTGTTGGTTCGTGAGGATGACCTGTCGCTGCCCGACGCTCGCCTGGGCCTGCCACTGCATGGGCTGGAGCTGGCGCAGTTCCACCCGGTAGGGCTTTGGCAGGAGCGTTACTGCTGCACCACCTGGGTGGATGCCGAGCTGCAACCCCAGGCCGGTTTTGCTTTTGTCCCCCTGCGGTCGCTGTTCGGCAGCATGGACGAACCTCTTTTGGGCCTGGCAAGCCGCGCCATCCAGTTGTCCGAGTGGGCCCGCACCCACCGTTTCTGCGGCCATTGCGCCAACCCCATGCAGTTGGCCACTGGTGAGCGTGCGTTCAAATGCCCGGCCTGCGGCATGGTGGCTTACCCCCGCATTTCGCCGGCGATGATGGTGCTGATTAAAAAGGATGACCACATCCTGCTGGCCCGCCACGTGGTGTCGCCCACTGGCCGGTTCAGTGCACTGGCGGGTTTTCTGGAGGCGGGTGAGTCGATCGAAGAGGCCATCCACCGCGAAGTGATGGAAGAGGTGGGCCTGCGGGTGACCAATCTGCAGTACTTTGGCAGCCAGTCCTGGCCCTTCCCACACTCGCTGATGATTGCGTTCACCGCCGAATACGCTAGCGGCGAGATCACACCCGATGCCAGCGAGATCGCCGAGGCCCGCTGGTTCGGTCCGGAGGATGTGCAGCCCGAACCGCCGCCCGGCGTGTCCATCTCCAATCGCTTGCTCAATGCCCACTGGCCGGGGCCCCGCAGCCAAGTGGTTGTTGGTTAA
- a CDS encoding D-amino acid dehydrogenase, whose amino-acid sequence MKVIVLGSGVIGTSVAYYLAKSGHEVEVIDRQPGPALETSFANAGEVSPGYSSPWAGPGVPVKAIKWLLMRHSPLVIWPVLDPNMWRWGLSMLANCTEKAYAINKSRMVPIAEYSRDCLKELRAETGIGYDDRAQGTLQLFRTQAQMDGIAKDVEVLKDYKVPFEVLDRAGFVKVEPALKLTQEKFVGALRLPGDETGDCFKFTNRLAEMAEALGVKFRYNTSIDGIEVSGGKVTGVRTSAGTLTADHYVTALGSFTPQLVKPIGIHIPVYPVKGYSITVPITDASGAPESTIMDETHKVAVTRLGDRIRVGGTAELAGFDMTLRESRRDTLNHVLTDLFPKGGDVSKATFWCGLRPMTPDGTPIVGRTPYPNMMLATGHGTLGWTMAAGTARVIDDLISGRKPQISLDGLSMDRYPRAWRP is encoded by the coding sequence ATGAAAGTCATCGTATTGGGCAGTGGTGTCATTGGCACGTCGGTGGCGTATTACCTGGCCAAATCCGGACACGAAGTTGAGGTCATAGACCGCCAGCCTGGCCCCGCGCTGGAAACCAGTTTTGCCAATGCCGGTGAGGTGTCGCCCGGTTATTCATCCCCCTGGGCCGGGCCCGGTGTGCCGGTCAAGGCCATCAAATGGCTGCTGATGCGCCACAGCCCGCTGGTGATCTGGCCCGTGCTAGACCCCAACATGTGGCGCTGGGGTCTGTCCATGTTGGCCAATTGCACCGAAAAGGCTTATGCCATCAACAAGAGCCGCATGGTGCCCATTGCCGAATACAGCCGCGACTGCCTCAAAGAGCTGCGCGCCGAAACCGGCATTGGGTATGACGACCGCGCCCAGGGCACGCTGCAGCTGTTTCGCACACAAGCGCAAATGGACGGCATTGCCAAAGACGTGGAAGTGCTCAAGGACTACAAGGTTCCGTTTGAGGTGCTGGACCGCGCGGGTTTTGTCAAGGTGGAACCGGCTCTGAAGTTGACACAAGAGAAGTTTGTCGGCGCCCTGCGCCTGCCGGGTGATGAGACCGGTGATTGCTTCAAGTTCACCAACCGTCTGGCCGAAATGGCCGAGGCCCTGGGTGTCAAGTTCCGCTACAACACCAGCATCGACGGCATCGAGGTCAGCGGTGGCAAGGTCACGGGTGTGCGCACCAGTGCTGGCACCTTGACCGCAGACCACTACGTCACCGCGCTGGGCAGTTTTACGCCCCAGCTGGTCAAGCCCATTGGCATCCATATTCCGGTGTACCCGGTCAAGGGCTACTCCATCACGGTGCCGATTACCGATGCCAGCGGCGCGCCCGAGTCCACCATCATGGACGAGACCCACAAGGTGGCGGTGACGCGCCTGGGCGACCGCATCCGCGTGGGTGGCACGGCCGAGCTGGCGGGCTTTGACATGACGCTGCGCGAATCGCGCCGCGACACGTTGAACCACGTGTTGACCGACCTGTTTCCCAAGGGGGGTGATGTGTCCAAGGCCACGTTCTGGTGCGGCCTGCGCCCCATGACACCGGACGGCACACCCATCGTCGGCCGCACGCCTTACCCCAACATGATGCTGGCCACGGGCCACGGCACCCTGGGTTGGACCATGGCGGCGGGTACCGCACGGGTCATTGATGACTTGATCTCCGGGCGCAAACCTCAGATCTCGCTGGACGGTTTGTCCATGGACCGTTACCCGCGGGCTTGGCGGCCCTGA
- a CDS encoding MFS transporter encodes MQSTLLIAAACLVAFFSTVGAALPYPILPPLFAADAANDLNNFMGLPPKLLFGLALTINPIGLLLGSTLLGPLSDRFGRRSILLLTSLGAAVGHAITAVSLVNQSYPLFILARFATGLMEGNGSVARALLADQLQGAVRVRAFSIFNGALYMGWLAGPLLAGLTLGWGITTPFWVAVVALLVTAGVAWVAIPREKLASKGPGWWQVVRHQHALTLLKHADLRTLLIIQMAYTCGVTAFYEFNPLWLVEVWKFDAQGIAWITAALCAVMTISSVFAGSVVRSNPLQQAGGFAIATALCIAAVAAGGPSLGMAAIVLFGIPNACYNAIMPAWCAERFGHLGQGAVMGLWSTIFCLSNILMAVAGSVLTLIDTRLILLLGAILSGWAAWRILRWAHHEPSATAGAEVNP; translated from the coding sequence ATGCAATCCACCCTCCTCATCGCCGCCGCCTGCCTGGTGGCGTTTTTCTCTACGGTGGGAGCGGCACTGCCCTACCCCATATTGCCGCCTTTGTTTGCGGCCGACGCGGCCAATGACCTGAACAACTTCATGGGTCTGCCGCCCAAACTGCTGTTTGGCCTGGCGCTCACCATCAACCCGATTGGCTTGTTGCTGGGCTCGACACTGCTCGGCCCCTTGTCCGACCGGTTTGGACGCCGCAGCATCCTGCTGTTGACGTCCTTGGGTGCCGCAGTAGGCCATGCGATCACGGCGGTCAGCCTGGTCAACCAGTCCTATCCCTTGTTCATCCTGGCGCGTTTTGCGACCGGGCTCATGGAGGGCAATGGCAGCGTGGCGCGTGCGCTGTTGGCAGACCAGTTGCAGGGCGCGGTGCGGGTGCGGGCGTTCTCCATATTCAATGGCGCGCTGTATATGGGATGGCTGGCGGGCCCTTTGCTGGCGGGCCTGACCCTGGGGTGGGGTATCACCACACCATTTTGGGTGGCCGTAGTGGCCCTGCTGGTCACCGCTGGGGTCGCGTGGGTTGCCATACCGCGGGAAAAACTGGCAAGCAAAGGCCCGGGTTGGTGGCAGGTGGTCAGGCATCAGCATGCGTTAACCCTGCTCAAACACGCAGACTTGCGCACCCTGCTGATCATTCAAATGGCCTACACCTGCGGCGTAACGGCTTTCTACGAGTTCAACCCCCTGTGGCTGGTGGAGGTGTGGAAATTTGATGCCCAGGGCATTGCCTGGATTACGGCCGCCCTGTGTGCGGTGATGACCATCAGTTCGGTCTTTGCAGGCAGCGTGGTGCGCAGCAATCCCTTGCAACAGGCAGGCGGCTTTGCAATTGCGACCGCCCTGTGTATTGCTGCCGTGGCTGCAGGAGGCCCGTCACTGGGCATGGCAGCCATTGTGCTGTTTGGCATTCCCAACGCCTGTTACAACGCCATCATGCCGGCCTGGTGTGCGGAGCGTTTTGGCCACCTGGGCCAGGGCGCGGTGATGGGCCTGTGGTCGACTATTTTCTGCCTGTCGAACATTCTGATGGCGGTTGCCGGTTCCGTGCTGACGCTGATCGATACCCGGCTGATCCTGTTGCTGGGCGCGATACTGTCGGGCTGGGCAGCTTGGCGCATACTGCGCTGGGCACACCACGAACCCTCTGCAACGGCAGGCGCAGAAGTCAATCCATGA
- a CDS encoding metalloregulator ArsR/SmtB family transcription factor — MNTSDHILFLLKTRGPSTAQQLAEQLQLTSMAVRRHLEQGQEKGLLLTEDRADKVGRPARYWLLSEAGHARFPDRHSELTVQLIAQVRTLFGEDGLDKLITAREQVSEASYATHMAGSKTLSQKVAKLVEARDAEGYMAEMEKQADGSFLLVENHCPICAAATECQGFCKSELDVFRRTLGPGSTVERVEHALAGARRCVYRITPV, encoded by the coding sequence ATGAACACCAGCGACCACATCCTTTTCCTGCTCAAGACCCGCGGCCCCAGCACGGCGCAACAGTTGGCCGAGCAATTGCAACTTACATCGATGGCCGTGCGCCGCCACCTGGAGCAGGGTCAGGAGAAAGGCCTGCTGTTGACCGAAGACCGGGCCGACAAGGTGGGCCGCCCCGCCCGTTACTGGTTGCTCAGCGAGGCAGGCCACGCACGTTTCCCCGACCGGCACAGCGAGCTCACGGTGCAGTTGATTGCCCAGGTGCGCACCTTGTTTGGCGAAGATGGTCTGGACAAACTGATCACTGCACGTGAACAGGTGAGCGAAGCCAGCTACGCCACACACATGGCGGGCAGTAAAACCCTGTCGCAAAAAGTTGCCAAACTGGTGGAGGCCCGGGATGCAGAGGGCTACATGGCAGAGATGGAGAAGCAGGCGGATGGCAGTTTTCTGCTGGTCGAAAACCATTGCCCCATCTGCGCGGCCGCCACCGAATGCCAGGGCTTTTGCAAGTCCGAGCTGGATGTTTTTCGGCGCACCCTGGGGCCTGGCAGCACAGTCGAACGGGTGGAACACGCGCTGGCCGGCGCGCGCCGCTGCGTCTACCGCATCACACCGGTGTAG
- a CDS encoding ABC transporter substrate-binding protein: protein MDLATLAFARIVCRWFTAWGITLACLVGPSAHALEPINLQLKYLHQFQFAGYYAALEKGYYREAGLDVTIAEGHTGDEPLANVLAGTSQFGVGSSGLLLARQAGKPVVVLAVVFQHSPYVLLAPQTGPTQGIHDIIGKRVMLAAQSEDLVAYLKKEGISVSDFTKVEHSFNPDDLISGKVYGFSAYATNETDYLDKKGFAYQAYTPRSAGIDFYGDNLFTSEREIANHPARVKAFRQASMRGWQYAMAHPEELVDLILAKYSKRNSREHLLYEARQMQALVQPVLVEMGYMNPGRWQHIGSVYADLGMLPKGISLAGFLYDPDPRPDFRWVFWGLAVVLLSATAAWAVHLKRLKRERERAQARIQVSEERLAFALDGAGYGVWDWDIAGGTVLYSDRWLQMHGFQREDIPERLEGWEQRVHPDDVALFKANMLDYFAGKTDTFTAEHRALCKDGSWKWVVDRGRVVRRDAAGKPLRMVCTHADITARKEQEEQLRLMNETLETRVAERTAELQQVIDRLKQTQASLVQADKMASLGALVAGVAHELNTPIGNSLTVASTMENYVKGFESDVAKGLTRSALDNFVSSAREGTDILMRSLHRAAELVSSFKQVAVDQTSTNRRRFDLRQTVDEIMLTLGPTIRKTTHRVVIDIPADITMESYPGPLGQVLTNMVNNALFHGFEGRENGTITIAAEVLVDDRVRLTVQDDGVGIPSTHLGRVFDPFFTTKLGKGGSGLGLNITYNLVHDRLGGTVQVQSQVGQGTCFTLLLPLVAPLAETQPAGVTTPV, encoded by the coding sequence TTGGACCTAGCAACTCTCGCGTTTGCGCGGATCGTGTGTCGATGGTTCACGGCATGGGGCATCACGCTTGCCTGCCTGGTTGGCCCCAGCGCCCACGCGTTGGAACCTATCAACCTGCAGTTGAAGTACCTGCACCAGTTCCAGTTTGCAGGCTATTACGCAGCGCTGGAAAAAGGCTACTACCGGGAGGCTGGCCTGGACGTCACGATTGCCGAAGGCCACACCGGTGACGAGCCACTGGCCAATGTTCTGGCTGGCACCAGCCAGTTTGGGGTGGGCAGCAGCGGTCTGTTGTTGGCCCGCCAGGCGGGCAAACCGGTGGTGGTGCTGGCGGTGGTTTTTCAGCACTCGCCCTACGTGCTGCTGGCACCGCAGACCGGCCCCACGCAAGGCATTCACGACATCATTGGCAAACGTGTCATGCTGGCAGCCCAGTCGGAAGACCTGGTGGCTTACCTCAAGAAAGAAGGCATATCGGTCTCTGACTTCACCAAGGTCGAGCACAGTTTTAACCCCGACGATCTGATCAGTGGCAAGGTCTATGGCTTCTCGGCCTATGCCACCAATGAAACGGATTACCTGGACAAAAAGGGCTTTGCTTATCAGGCCTATACACCGCGCTCGGCCGGTATTGATTTTTACGGTGACAACCTGTTCACCAGCGAGCGGGAGATCGCCAACCACCCCGCACGGGTCAAGGCTTTCCGTCAGGCCAGCATGCGTGGCTGGCAATACGCCATGGCCCACCCGGAAGAGTTGGTCGATCTGATTCTGGCCAAGTATTCCAAACGCAACAGCCGCGAACACCTGTTGTACGAGGCCCGGCAAATGCAGGCCCTGGTGCAGCCCGTGTTGGTGGAAATGGGCTACATGAACCCTGGCCGGTGGCAGCACATAGGCAGTGTGTACGCGGATCTGGGCATGCTGCCCAAGGGCATCTCACTGGCCGGGTTTTTATACGACCCTGACCCCAGGCCCGATTTCCGCTGGGTGTTTTGGGGCTTGGCTGTGGTGTTGTTGTCGGCCACTGCGGCATGGGCCGTCCATCTGAAGCGACTGAAACGGGAGCGAGAACGCGCCCAAGCCCGTATCCAGGTGAGTGAAGAGCGACTGGCATTTGCGCTGGACGGCGCGGGGTACGGCGTATGGGACTGGGATATTGCCGGTGGCACTGTGCTGTACTCCGACCGCTGGCTGCAGATGCATGGTTTCCAGCGCGAAGACATTCCCGAGCGGCTGGAAGGGTGGGAGCAACGGGTGCACCCCGATGATGTGGCTCTGTTCAAGGCCAACATGCTGGACTACTTTGCCGGCAAGACCGACACGTTTACCGCCGAGCACCGTGCGTTGTGCAAGGACGGCAGCTGGAAATGGGTGGTGGACCGGGGCCGTGTGGTGCGCCGCGATGCTGCGGGCAAACCCCTGCGCATGGTGTGTACCCACGCCGACATCACCGCACGCAAGGAACAGGAAGAGCAGTTGCGCCTGATGAACGAAACCCTGGAGACCCGTGTGGCCGAGCGCACGGCCGAGCTGCAACAGGTGATAGACCGCCTCAAACAAACCCAGGCCAGCCTGGTGCAGGCCGACAAGATGGCGTCCCTGGGCGCCTTGGTGGCGGGGGTGGCCCATGAGCTCAATACCCCTATAGGCAATAGCCTGACTGTGGCCAGCACCATGGAAAACTACGTCAAAGGTTTTGAGTCCGATGTGGCCAAAGGTTTGACACGCAGTGCCCTGGACAACTTTGTCAGCAGCGCCCGCGAAGGCACCGACATTCTGATGCGCAGCCTGCACCGGGCCGCCGAACTGGTGTCCAGCTTCAAGCAGGTGGCGGTGGACCAGACCAGCACCAATCGCCGCCGTTTTGACCTGCGGCAAACGGTGGATGAGATCATGCTGACCTTGGGCCCCACCATTCGCAAGACGACCCACCGTGTGGTGATTGATATCCCGGCAGATATCACGATGGAAAGTTACCCCGGCCCGCTAGGCCAAGTGTTGACCAATATGGTCAACAACGCCCTGTTTCACGGCTTCGAAGGGCGTGAAAACGGCACCATCACCATTGCCGCAGAAGTGTTGGTAGACGACAGGGTGCGTTTGACGGTGCAGGACGATGGGGTGGGCATACCGTCAACCCATTTGGGCCGGGTGTTTGATCCGTTTTTCACGACCAAACTGGGCAAGGGTGGCAGTGGCTTGGGGCTCAATATCACCTACAACCTGGTCCATGACCGCCTGGGCGGCACGGTGCAGGTCCAGAGCCAGGTGGGTCAGGGCACCTGCTTCACCCTGCTGTTGCCACTGGTTGCCCCCTTGGCCGAAACACAGCCCGCCGGCGTCACTACACCGGTGTGA
- a CDS encoding LysR family transcriptional regulator, whose protein sequence is MQDLNDMLYFAEVVESGGFAAAARRLGVPKSKISRRVAELEGRLGVRLLHRTTRKLSLTDVGALYLRHCSAMRDAAQAAQEAVEYIQTEPRGNIRVACPLTLALSTIGPLVPVFLARYPQVHIDMRVSNRVVDLIEEGVDVALRVRPSLEDSASLVVKNFGQSRTLLVASPQQMQRQWQPTGPEQLAGLDTVAMSAVDGKSTWVLRGAGSATHTLVHEPRYCADDLATLRFAVLGGIGMCFMPDYMCEEDLRAGRLVEVLPGWNPTPGIFHAVYPTRRGMVPAVRVFLDFLGQSIGAEGLPLIA, encoded by the coding sequence ATGCAAGATTTGAACGACATGCTGTACTTCGCCGAAGTGGTGGAGTCCGGTGGTTTTGCGGCGGCGGCCAGGCGCCTTGGTGTGCCCAAATCCAAGATCTCGCGCCGGGTGGCGGAGCTGGAGGGGCGCCTGGGTGTGCGGCTGTTGCACCGCACCACCCGCAAGCTCTCACTGACCGACGTAGGCGCCCTGTACCTGCGCCATTGCAGCGCCATGCGGGACGCGGCCCAGGCCGCGCAAGAGGCGGTCGAGTACATACAGACCGAGCCGCGCGGCAACATACGTGTGGCATGCCCGTTGACGCTGGCCCTGAGCACCATCGGTCCCTTGGTACCCGTCTTTCTGGCACGGTATCCCCAGGTACACATCGACATGCGGGTCAGCAACCGCGTCGTAGACCTGATCGAAGAAGGTGTTGACGTTGCGCTTCGGGTACGGCCCAGCCTGGAAGACAGTGCCAGCCTGGTGGTCAAGAATTTTGGCCAGAGCCGTACGCTGTTGGTCGCCAGCCCACAACAAATGCAGCGCCAGTGGCAGCCTACCGGACCAGAGCAACTGGCGGGGCTGGACACGGTTGCCATGTCGGCGGTGGACGGCAAATCTACCTGGGTCTTGCGGGGGGCGGGCAGCGCCACCCACACCCTGGTGCACGAGCCGCGTTACTGCGCAGACGATCTGGCCACCCTGCGTTTTGCGGTTTTGGGCGGCATAGGCATGTGTTTTATGCCCGACTACATGTGTGAGGAAGATTTGCGAGCCGGTCGCTTGGTTGAGGTCTTGCCGGGCTGGAATCCCACACCCGGAATCTTCCATGCGGTGTACCCCACGCGGCGCGGCATGGTGCCCGCGGTGCGGGTTTTTCTGGATTTCCTGGGGCAATCCATTGGGGCCGAAGGCCTGCCATTGATAGCTTGA
- a CDS encoding FMN-dependent NADH-azoreductase: MKLLHIDSSITGAQSVSRQLTRDIVNTWTASHPNTAVEYLDLVENTPSHLSAESLGFRMPPSAENLTEAQRRENAVSEALVTQFLAADVIVVGAPLYNFSIPSQLKAWIDRVAQAGRTFTYTATGPKGLAGGKTVIVASTRGGVYSTSEGGRAMEHQESYLQTVFGFLGITDVRFVRAEGVAMGDAKKAEALTLAAAHIKASTQGAANEDQRVQAA; this comes from the coding sequence ATGAAACTCTTGCACATTGACTCCAGCATCACCGGCGCCCAATCCGTCTCCCGCCAGCTGACACGCGACATCGTGAACACCTGGACGGCCAGCCACCCCAATACCGCGGTGGAGTATCTGGACCTGGTGGAGAACACCCCCAGCCATTTGTCGGCGGAGTCCTTGGGTTTTCGCATGCCACCCAGTGCCGAAAACCTGACCGAAGCGCAGCGCCGTGAAAACGCAGTCTCTGAAGCCCTGGTGACGCAATTCCTGGCAGCAGACGTGATCGTGGTAGGCGCACCGCTGTACAACTTCAGCATCCCCAGCCAGTTAAAGGCCTGGATTGACCGCGTGGCCCAGGCCGGCCGCACCTTTACCTACACCGCTACCGGCCCCAAGGGTTTGGCCGGTGGCAAAACGGTCATCGTGGCCTCCACCCGCGGCGGCGTGTACTCCACCAGTGAAGGCGGCCGCGCCATGGAGCATCAGGAAAGTTATCTGCAGACCGTGTTTGGCTTCCTGGGTATCACCGACGTGCGTTTTGTGCGCGCCGAAGGTGTGGCCATGGGGGATGCCAAGAAGGCCGAGGCCCTGACCCTAGCCGCGGCACATATCAAGGCCAGCACGCAGGGTGCGGCGAACGAAGACCAACGGGTGCAAGCAGCCTAA
- a CDS encoding GlxA family transcriptional regulator, whose amino-acid sequence MQPKPSITIWVLVYPGFLLLDATGPVQVFSTANDDARDAGLPAPYRITLVSKTGGPVTSCSGVTVLTRKLPRLGLPGATLIVSGGRGCEQALADATTLNWVVRSCPRLARCCAVCTGAFVLAHAGLLDGRRAVTHWQDAAQLQQRYPAVRVQEDAIYVKDGTLYTSAGITAGIDLSLSLVEEDLGRLVAQRVAKRLVVFLKRPGGQRQFSSELLAQADDQGVGARLTQWLKPRLNQAIGVEHMAQALALSVRTLHRKLAEESGVTPAQFLTRMRLDAACGLLERVDTSIKLVARQTGFGSEYNLRRAFSAHLGVVPSEYRARFG is encoded by the coding sequence ATGCAGCCTAAACCTTCCATCACCATCTGGGTACTGGTGTACCCCGGCTTTTTATTGCTGGACGCAACCGGTCCCGTGCAGGTTTTCTCCACCGCCAACGACGACGCCCGTGATGCTGGCTTGCCGGCGCCGTACCGCATCACACTGGTGTCCAAGACCGGCGGCCCGGTGACGTCCTGCTCCGGCGTCACGGTGTTGACCCGCAAGCTGCCGCGGCTTGGCTTGCCAGGGGCCACGCTGATCGTTTCCGGTGGCCGGGGGTGTGAGCAGGCTCTGGCAGATGCCACGACCCTGAACTGGGTGGTCAGATCCTGCCCGCGCCTTGCGCGCTGCTGTGCGGTGTGCACGGGTGCTTTTGTGCTGGCCCACGCCGGCTTGCTGGACGGCCGGCGCGCGGTGACACACTGGCAAGATGCGGCGCAGCTGCAACAGCGTTATCCCGCCGTACGGGTGCAGGAAGACGCGATATACGTCAAAGACGGAACGCTCTACACCTCTGCCGGCATCACGGCAGGTATTGATTTGTCGTTGAGTCTGGTGGAGGAGGACCTGGGCCGCCTAGTTGCGCAGCGTGTGGCCAAACGCCTGGTAGTGTTCTTGAAACGCCCCGGCGGGCAGCGCCAGTTCAGCTCCGAGCTGCTGGCACAAGCGGACGACCAGGGCGTCGGTGCGCGGTTGACCCAGTGGCTCAAGCCGCGCCTGAATCAGGCCATTGGGGTCGAACACATGGCGCAGGCCCTGGCCTTGTCGGTGCGCACACTGCACCGCAAGTTGGCAGAAGAGTCTGGCGTCACGCCCGCACAGTTTTTGACCCGCATGCGGCTGGACGCGGCCTGTGGGCTGCTGGAGCGTGTCGACACGTCCATCAAACTGGTAGCTCGCCAGACCGGCTTTGGTTCAGAGTACAACCTGCGCCGGGCGTTTTCTGCCCATCTGGGTGTGGTCCCTTCCGAATACCGCGCACGCTTTGGTTAG
- a CDS encoding DJ-1/PfpI family protein — MTRTIGIYVFDNVELLDLAGPYEVFTCASRVHARLNPGTETPFKVLTVGQTSAPTHARAGLRVLPDAVFADRTKIDVLVVPGGVVSAELVKPEVITWIAQTARGAELATSVCTGAFLLAQAGLLAGKQATTHWEDMDDLQTMFPSVEVVRDKRWARDGNTVTSGGISAGIDMSLHLVETLVSRELALRTAHQMEYAWNENA, encoded by the coding sequence ATGACACGAACCATCGGCATCTATGTTTTTGACAACGTCGAACTGCTGGACCTCGCAGGTCCCTACGAGGTATTCACCTGTGCTTCGCGCGTCCATGCGCGGCTAAACCCCGGCACAGAAACACCGTTCAAGGTGCTGACCGTGGGACAAACCTCTGCACCAACCCATGCCCGCGCCGGACTGCGTGTTCTACCCGACGCTGTTTTTGCGGACCGCACCAAGATCGACGTGTTGGTGGTTCCAGGTGGTGTCGTATCTGCAGAATTGGTCAAACCAGAGGTCATCACATGGATCGCCCAAACCGCGCGCGGTGCCGAACTGGCCACGTCGGTGTGCACCGGGGCATTTCTGCTGGCGCAAGCGGGTCTGCTGGCCGGTAAACAGGCCACGACCCACTGGGAAGACATGGATGATCTGCAAACCATGTTCCCCTCTGTCGAAGTGGTGCGTGACAAACGCTGGGCGCGTGACGGCAACACCGTGACATCTGGCGGCATCTCTGCAGGCATCGACATGTCCTTGCACCTGGTGGAGACACTGGTCAGCCGCGAACTGGCCCTGCGCACCGCACACCAAATGGAATACGCATGGAATGAAAATGCATAA
- a CDS encoding glycerate kinase yields MTTSTNPSHPTARDLLRRMFDAAIASAQPALCVPPYLPTPESLGKGRLIVIGAGKASAAMARAVEDHWPGPLSGLVVTRYGYGVPCARIEIVEAAHPVPDAAGLAAAQRMLQFVQGLTEDDMVLCLISGGGSSLLPLPLEGLTLEHKQAVNRALLKSGATISEMNCVRRHLSAIKGGRLAVACHPARVVTLLISDVPGDDPINIASGPTVADPTHAHDARAIVKRYAIDLPAEVRAALESDRCESVKPGDPRLARNSVHMVAAPQMALEAAAQVARDAGYGAYILGDALEGEARDVGKVLAGIALQVAQRGQPVQAPCVLLSGGETTVTLRGMGSGGRNVECLLSMGIALGCHPRIHALAGDTDGVDGVAEIAGACIGPDTLERAHALGLKPHDCLNDNDGHGFFGKLGDSVVTGPTLTNVNDFRAILIE; encoded by the coding sequence ATGACAACTTCAACCAACCCTTCACATCCAACTGCGCGCGACCTGCTACGCCGCATGTTCGACGCCGCCATCGCCAGCGCCCAACCTGCGCTGTGCGTCCCGCCGTATCTACCCACTCCTGAGTCGTTGGGCAAGGGGCGGCTTATCGTCATTGGCGCCGGCAAAGCATCGGCGGCGATGGCGCGTGCGGTGGAGGACCATTGGCCTGGCCCATTGTCCGGCCTGGTCGTCACGCGGTATGGCTATGGCGTACCCTGCGCGCGCATCGAGATCGTGGAAGCCGCGCATCCGGTGCCCGACGCCGCAGGGCTTGCAGCAGCACAGCGTATGTTGCAGTTTGTACAGGGGCTTACCGAGGATGATATGGTTCTGTGCCTCATCTCCGGTGGAGGCTCTTCTTTGTTACCGTTGCCCTTGGAGGGGCTGACGCTGGAACACAAACAAGCCGTCAATCGCGCGCTGTTGAAATCAGGCGCCACCATCAGCGAGATGAACTGCGTGCGCCGCCACCTCTCTGCCATCAAAGGTGGCCGCCTGGCGGTGGCTTGTCACCCGGCGCGGGTGGTGACCTTGCTGATCTCGGATGTGCCGGGAGACGACCCTATCAATATTGCATCAGGCCCCACGGTGGCCGACCCCACCCATGCGCACGATGCGCGGGCCATTGTGAAACGCTACGCCATCGATTTACCCGCCGAGGTGCGCGCAGCGCTGGAGTCGGACCGCTGCGAATCGGTCAAGCCAGGCGACCCGCGTTTGGCGCGCAACAGCGTACACATGGTGGCGGCCCCGCAAATGGCGCTGGAAGCGGCCGCCCAGGTGGCGCGGGATGCCGGTTATGGCGCCTACATCCTGGGGGATGCGCTGGAAGGTGAAGCACGCGATGTTGGCAAGGTACTGGCCGGTATTGCGCTGCAGGTGGCGCAGCGTGGCCAGCCGGTCCAGGCACCCTGCGTATTGCTTTCGGGTGGAGAGACAACGGTCACCCTGCGCGGCATGGGCAGTGGCGGGCGCAATGTGGAGTGCCTGCTGTCCATGGGTATTGCCTTGGGCTGCCACCCCCGCATCCATGCACTGGCAGGTGATACCGATGGTGTGGACGGTGTGGCCGAAATTGCAGGCGCCTGCATCGGCCCCGACACCCTGGAACGGGCGCATGCGCTGGGTCTCAAACCCCACGACTGCCTGAACGACAACGACGGCCATGGTTTCTTTGGCAAGCTCGGCGACTCTGTGGTGACAGGCCCTACCTTGACCAATGTGAACGACTTTCGGGCCATTCTGATTGAGTAG